ATTTTCTGAAAAGACCCTCATCTTTAAGGAAACAATCTTCACTTGGGTGAAGTCAAAGCCTTTGCCTACTGTAGCAGTAAGTAGAATTCAATAaactccaggggctgcagcactgctTTAAGCATTTCCCCAGAGCATTATGCTCACATACGGGGTCTGTGAGCTCCCAGCTCAACTGCAGAAGCAAATGGAAACTTAAAGCCCAAGTCAAATAGGCCATGCAGCAGAGGCTGGAGGACAAAACCAGATGGATCTTTCTTTAATAGAGACTCTGGTATTCACTGGATAAAAGAAATGAGCTATTCTATAGACTAAGACAATGGAGTAAACAGTTTGCTCTAGTTCTGTTTCTGCCTATCAGGGTATGTGCTGGCACAGACTGTGTCAACACAGATGTTGAACAACAACTTTGATCTGGGACAAAATGCACTCATTAATGCTATGCTGTGGGTAGATTGCTGATCTGAAGACATTATAGAGGGAGCAGCCAATCTCTGAATCTTCAAGTGTAAAAGGAAAACCTTAATAAGGATTGTTGAACCTGACTAGCTGCCTCATAGGAAATTGCAAGGTAAactctgtttatttttctgtcattgCCATTAAATTAAGTCCAGCATAAGGAAAGACTTACCAAGTTATCCAAAATAATgaataatgtatttttcatgTTACTGTCTTCATGAAAAATCCCAGTAGTTTTAGTCTTACAACGTGTGTGCACTCGTGCGTACTCGACAAACTCACTCTAACAACTAGAAGTACATCTGCATGCTGTCTTTTAATGATGGTATAAATAATTTCCAAAACTGTAAACTACTCACAGGTAATACATTTCTGTACAATCTATAAATACACAAGTATCACACATGTTAGCAGACAGGGGTAGGGGTGACTTTGTCCCTCTAGTGAGGCTTTGGCTTAGTTCCACACCCTGAAAAGCTCCTTGTGGCTCACATGAATGTTTTATATTTCAGGATTGCATCCTGAAAATATCCCAAATGTAGAAATCTTTCAATTTCTATATAGCTGACCTTTCCTTGGAAATCCATTTGTAAGGCTTAAACTCATGATGAAGATGACCAGTGAGTGAGGCTGTTGTCCATAGTCTGCCCACAGACactcccagcctgctgttctCTGTGTGCATCGTTAGTGCCAGTACAGAGCCCAGACTGCTGCGGGGTGGGAGGGAGGTTACACATGGATATGAAatgcagctgtgctgcaggctctgtGCAAGAGAAAGGAACTTTGGACTTCTATGACTGATTGTAGTTTCCTTtgaagctgtgtggatgtgccATCCTGAGGGGTTCTCTCATGGATAGGAGTTTTGTTGAGGGGGTAAAAAATTGCAAAAGAATTAATGAACACAGTATCAGAGGTGAATTCAGGCTCTTTGCCCCATGAATTTCATAGCGTTTTAACCCTGATTTAGAGGAATTCACATCTGCTTTGATGTCTGATAAAGGTATATTCTTCTAAGGTAGACTACTGTTGGGAAAAACAAAATGCACCAAAGTCTTGACTACGCTTTGAAAAACTGAGCAATACAGTGTTCTTGTCTGATGCTTAAAATACTTACAAAGCTCCCAACTGAACCTTGGAAAGTCCAACTGAAAGATTGCTGTGTGGTTTTGATTTCTTGCAATAAATTTAGATGGACTTCTATTCTGAAGTCCTTTTGTCTGAAAACTTTCTCCCTTCACATCACACCCGCAGCAGTATGAAAGTCCTGGCAGCTCTCTGCAGTTGACCATGCCAAGCAAGAGCACCAAGGTCTGTAGAAACCAGCCCAGTCCATTCTTTGGTTTGAAACAGCTCCCAAATGTGAtgcaagcagcagctctgtgtagGGTTACCCTTATAAGCAAAGGCCAAAGGATCTCTCCAGATACAAACTTTCTGAAAATCTGGGTCAGATGGTGAGAGTGATCAAACTGCTGGATGACTTCTGAGTTTTCCCTGAATGTCAGTCAGCATAGTGCAGAGAGCCTGAGCTCAGGGAAGTGCCACAACCTGCTCCACTGGTCCCCTGAATCTTGAGCGTGTCAATGGAGCAGGTATTTGAGCTGAGAAGAATGATGAAAAATCAAGGCTCAAAGTGTTTAACTCAAAGTTCTCGTCCTTTCTCTAAAGGCCCTTTGTAAGTCTGCTCCTTTCTAGTTATCTACTTACCTGTCCTTTGCTTGACCAGCCACACCAGCCTCAGCAGCCAGTTTGATTTCTTGTAATCCGCCTGAGCTGCAATGTGTAGGACCCCATTTCAAAAGCTGTTTGTTGTTGTCATCTTCTTATGAGGCCTGCAGAAAACCAACCAGGCAGCAGCGATGTGACTGGAGTAGACACTAAGGGGACTTGATTTCCTGTACCCTAGTTACTGTTTGCTCATTTTTCAATGAGTCCAAGTCAGGTAGCAAGGTGACAATGGTCCCTGTGCTGCCTGGTGTCTGTTCCTACCCTATGTCTTCTTTCATTTCTCACACTTCTAACAATGCTGAAAAATCTCCAAGGGCTGCATTTTTCAATGTGCTTTTACACACTGTCACACTAAGCACTACTATAATcctaataaataataataaattatatataCTGTTATGATTATTTGGACTTACTAGTACAGAAGGGCCCACATGATATGTATGTGCAAATGTGGAATTTGGGCAAATTCCTGCAATTGTTTGTTGTCTTCTCTTAATGTTGTAAATAAGATGTGCTAAAATACTCGGAAAGTTGGTTTGTTGGGCTGCATTGGTTCCAGGTTCCCTTTCTTGGCTGGTTTGCTGCGTGTGCTGCACTCTGCCTGCATTATCTGGGGGGTGATGCTGGTGTTGTTATCTGAGCTTTCTTCTTCCATTGGAAAGGCTTCTTTACCTGCTTCTTCTGAGTGCAGGAAAGCCGTGGGCTGTGGAGCAGGTTCCACATTAGCCAGATCTCAGCAACTTTCAAGCTATGAACTACCATGAGATCTTTGTAAAAACAGGGATCAAACGTCTGCAGGTGTGGGGCAGCAGAAGGCTTGACAATGCCAAAGGTCTTGAATCCTTCGTGTAAAATGGGCTTGAGGTTGATTCTCTGTAAGCACATGCCCAAAAACACATCGTCGATGGGGAACAGCTCCACCTCTCTGCAAGCCCTAGAGAGCTTCCTCATGGTGCTGCTGGACAGCAaaaaccctcctcctcctgcgtAGGCGGGGTAGATGCTCAGCCCGTACATGGTCTCAGGGATGTAGTATTTGCTCTTCCGGACACGGATGGGACGGGCATTGTAGATGATGTCCCCAACAAAGAGGTCTTCAGCAGGATCGTGTCTCTTGAGGAAATCAACAATGTTCTCAACATTGACAAAAACATCAGCGtcacctttaaaaataaatttcacgTTGTGGCAGAattcagcagcccagcccaggaagTGGATCTCCTTCAGGGTCAGGTTGAAGAAAGTGTCCATGAAGTCCCAGAGTAAAATGTCCCGGTATGTTTGACTCTCCTGGTGGATCAGGGTCTCCCATGTCGCCAGCACTGTCCTATTCTTTGGTGTTCCCAGTAGGAACACTCGCTGGATCTGCTCCCCATTCACCAAACCCTCCCTGCCCCAAGTTTTCCGGACAATCTCACGCCTGTCAAAGTCTTCAACTACTGATTTGATAGCAATAAGCAGAAAGGGACCTCCTGGTGTTTTTCGGCATTTCCTGGGCTGGTTAATGAGGAGATTGAAGTTCCTGTTATCCTTGTTTAGGAGATAGAGCTTGAAGTTGAAGGCAGAATCACTCAGCGGGGGTGGAGTTGTAGTTTGGACCCTGTTTTTGGCCACTTCTGTTTGTCTCATGACAGGGGTaacttggggtctgggggcagTTGCCTCTGCTGGCATCGGTCTCCGAGGTGCTCTGGGATCTGAGAGTATTTTTGGTGCTACTTGAGGCTTGTTCTGTGTTGGCTCCTTCTTTCCTGCTGGGACTAAATGCTCCAGCTGGGAGTAGAGCAAAGAACAAAGCGCTACCAGCAAGAAGAAGGTACAGATCGCATCCCCTTTGAGGCGAACTCTCATTGTCTCTCTGGTGTTCCTGGGACTGTTAAAAGCTGTGTTTGAGCTGCCTGGCACCACTGTCCATCTGTAAGAAAACACAGAGTGTGTCAGCAGTGAGGATTTGGCAGATCTAAAGCAAGCAGGCAAGACTAACTGAAACATCATTTAAAAACCCAGCAGCAAAGCACATTTTACTCACACAAGCACTGAGACATTGAGGAACTTGTCAAAAGGCACATGGGGTTGCAAACTTAATGCTGatcccagtgccagctctgtgaTTTGGTTAGTTCAGTCACTAAGCAGTCATCCATCATCCTGAAAACCACTCTCTAGGCACAACCCAAAATCCCACATCCCTTACTGCTGAATGTGTTTTGCCATTTCAGAGATTTCATTGGGAAAAGCAAAGTGGAAAATGATGAATGATGCCATTCTCCCATAAatcattacctttttttttcctagtttgaTAACCATTACTTGCTGTTTTTACCCTTTTTAACTCAAACCAGGGAGGCCCAGAGCTGACTGCTGAAGGGCAGACTCTCAATGGCAGTGTGTTGCTGGTTTTGCCCTGCAGACAGAGCCAGCTTTTGTTAAACCAACTGTGATTTGTATTCAAAATGAATACATTGGGTACAATCTAGAATTCACACAGGCCTTTTTCCTGCCAGTATtctttataaaatattaaaccATTGTAAGTAACTTCCATTAGTAAAGTTAGAAGGGGCCATGGGTGTTTTTCCTCTGCCAAATTACCCTAAGTGAGAGGTGGGGAAATAAATCCCGATATGCAGAAGCAAGACAGAGCCTGGTGTTAGGAAAATTTTGTTCATGTATGATAGATGAAGCTGCCTTTTGAAATACAGGATTTTTCCTCACTTACACTTTTCCTGGAGATCTTCTGTCTTATTTGATCAGTTCTTCAACTGCAaacaaaatgagaatgaaagagTAGTAAGAAGGCAGCAAGCAGCAGGTAACCATGGTTCAGGGAAAGAGCTGGTCAGgtgtctgcagctgcagcaaaggcaggtgctCTCACCACCTTGTAGGTGCAGCCGCTCCccacagcagcaacagcagagctggacagagggcaccccacagctgctccaggaggagGCGAGTGACCATGCTAATTCCTACAGTCCACAGCAAAGAGGAAGTTGAGCCCCACCCAATAATTTCCCCACAAGTGCACCTAAGTGTTTTATACACCCCCTGACAATGTATCATGTTCATCTGTGATTTGTGGCTCTATCATGCCGGTGCTGTACTAACAGAAGCTACCTGTGAAGGTATTACAGTTGTCTGTCTTGAATTAGCTGAAATCATATCCAAAGACAACTTCTGGGATAaaaaaagctggagaggaacttttGACAAGGGCATACAATGATCAGACAAGGGAGAAGTACTTGATAAGAATTTGGTGGTATCTCTTTTCAGCAAATCTCCTTTTATTGTCCTGGATTGGATCACCTGCTAACTGTTCGTTAACCATCAGTTTTGTATCAGCCATAATGTTAAGTTTTCAAACTCAAAATTAGATTGACATGTCTGTAATGATGAAGTAATAAAATGGTGGCACCTGTGGTATCTAAGCAATATTTCGAGACTtaggaggaagaaaaattattacaCTGGTTGATTTCTTAGCCAGCCCCTTTAACATTTTTAGATGCACATTATTTGGACATCATTATTTAAATACTGTCCTTTTTCTTTACTGGTTAACTTCACCTCCAAGTTACTGTTGCAATAGAGAGTATTTCATCATCACATGCTATTGCACGTCTTTTTCCCAAGTACAGCTCCAAAATGTTTACTGACCTCATCTACTTTGTCTCCATTATTTATGAAGTCGTTATTTTGGAAAACAGCATATCCATGCCTTGGTGTAAGGCTCTTTGCATTCCTGGTGGATTTAAAATCACTTTGGCCTTGTCCTGATGACcatgggttttttccttaggccttgtttcttgcctttttctgcCCTCTAATAGAGGTTTTCTTCATTTGTTAGCTTTTTTTGTTTACCTTTCACTCTTCTCCTAGGCGAGGCAGATGTTTTCACTGGCATAACTTTGATACTAATAGCAGGATTGAAGAATTTTCTCAGATCTCTTGTAAATTGTTCAAATGTTTAGAATATTCAGGATCTGTTTTCTGTTTATGTTCCTTCTGCCACATGGCTTGGCTCATAACTATGTTCAGCCTCATGAAACAGTCCCTCCTGACATGTATAGGATGTTGGTTTGCATTTTATGTCTGAAGTCCCATCTCTTTCTTCACAGCAATAGCAaatgtctttttcctttctatgAAAAAATTTGATCTTatttcagctgccaggctccagATGGTAATTAAGGAGCTGGATGAAAGTCCTGGCTTTTCCTGTGTTTAATGTTATCAGCAAGGGTTTGGAATAAAATGTGTGTGTCATGAAACTCGTAATTTCCATGGCTTACAGATTTATCCTGCCAGCATCTCAGAATCTGGCAATAAGTGCCCTTGGAAAAGCCAAGAAAAACCCTGAACTGTTACAAGCCTGGGCTGATAGCCcagattttcctgttttcttttattgaaAGTAAAGGATCTGAAAGAGTGATTTCCATGCTGAAATAAAACAGTTCAGTGCTGGATATAGACCTCTCATTTTCAAAAGAAGTTGCCAGCACTTGAAGTGATTCCTTGATCTAATTATACGGATTTTCCAGTCTTTGTTAGATATTATCTTCTTTGGAAGGAAAATACCCTCAATTATTACACCAGTGCAAGCTCTATCCATGGATGTCAATGTGGGAAAAGCTGTTCTGCTCTGGAATACAGAGGGACTAATGATTCTGGCAGACACTCTGGTATGTCCTAAAGCCAAAAGGATTATTCATCCACCTTGACACCAGGGGAAAAGAATTACAGGGCTATCAAAGTGAGCTGGAAATATCTGATGCCAAAGAAAAGAGATGAGAGCACAGCAGAGTGTTTCTCAGCACAGCACATCCCTGAGTGTCTGTATCTGAGGCAGATGCACCTCTGCTTCCTCTGCAACCTGCGAAATGGAGCTGGGCTTACAACGTGCTGCATCACTCAGTGCCTTGAGGAATGGCttggctgccagcactgcctccTGTGTCCTCTAAGCTTGGAAAAACAGGCAGCTGTCCCTCTTTGTGCTGGCTGGCTGGGGATGGATACAGAGAGATGTTGAGTCTGGCTTGATGGGGTCTGAATGCGATAACGGGGTCTCCCCAGGACAGCGGGGTCCTGGGGAAGGCTGGGGATGTTGCATCCTGAGCTGTGAGCACCAGCAACATTAGAGGTCTGAGCTGGGCAGTAGGAAGAGGCTGATAGGTCCCATATCCATGAGGTGGCAAGATGAGGAGTCCATAAATAAGGAATGAGTGGGAGAACCAAGCGggcacagcctgcacagcccgAGAGGCAACAAAAGGCTGGAAAGCTGGAAGTGGCTAGGGCTGGGCATGGCACCCTGATGAGCATCCAGGAGGGAATCTGACCTGCACTGCTGCACGCTCAGGCAGCGGGCCCAGTCCTCTGCCTGGTTTTCATTTATTTGAGAGGAAGATTCTGAAACATGGCCAAGAACAGCTGCAATAAAAGCAGTCAAATGacaactaaaaaaaaccaaattgctAGCTCTTCATTCCCAGTTGAATGATGTGAAGCCTTGAGCTCATCCTGGAAGTCTTCTTTCGCAGCAGTCATCACATCTCCATCACTTGGCACTTCTCCTCAGGGCTAAGGTGGGAAAAGTCCTCTGGATCCTGTCCCCAGATTCAGTCAAGATGCCTTGGTGATTCTGGCACACTGCTTTGTGCCTTGAGGAGTGGTTATTCAATCCAGccagccttgggaaaagcagctgggaTAGCCAGGCAAGCTGAAAACGTGGTACACTGAGCATGGGGTACAAAATCAGCactgagctctgctgcccactcatcccagcctggctcaTGGAAGCATCCATCCCCACCAAGCACAGCTGGGGGGTGTCCTTGGATCAACTTGCTCCCTGCTGCATGGGAAGTgcttccagctccttcctgactCCCCTCCTTGCTCCTGATGCTGGAGCTGCCACTGGTAGGTTTGGGTTGGGCAGCAGAGGGACACTGTGTGGCCATGCAATATGTGGGGCTGTGGTTGCTGAAGGAGGTGTCTTATCTTTCTCTG
This region of Aphelocoma coerulescens isolate FSJ_1873_10779 chromosome 11, UR_Acoe_1.0, whole genome shotgun sequence genomic DNA includes:
- the B3GNT9 gene encoding UDP-GlcNAc:betaGal beta-1,3-N-acetylglucosaminyltransferase 9; the protein is MSHTNYIQMCLLGSPLQRRYRGDPGPAVSNGIWTVVPGSSNTAFNSPRNTRETMRVRLKGDAICTFFLLVALCSLLYSQLEHLVPAGKKEPTQNKPQVAPKILSDPRAPRRPMPAEATAPRPQVTPVMRQTEVAKNRVQTTTPPPLSDSAFNFKLYLLNKDNRNFNLLINQPRKCRKTPGGPFLLIAIKSVVEDFDRREIVRKTWGREGLVNGEQIQRVFLLGTPKNRTVLATWETLIHQESQTYRDILLWDFMDTFFNLTLKEIHFLGWAAEFCHNVKFIFKGDADVFVNVENIVDFLKRHDPAEDLFVGDIIYNARPIRVRKSKYYIPETMYGLSIYPAYAGGGGFLLSSSTMRKLSRACREVELFPIDDVFLGMCLQRINLKPILHEGFKTFGIVKPSAAPHLQTFDPCFYKDLMVVHSLKVAEIWLMWNLLHSPRLSCTQKKQVKKPFQWKKKAQITTPASPPR